From the genome of Hymenobacter cellulosilyticus, one region includes:
- a CDS encoding FGGY-family carbohydrate kinase yields the protein MKKRMKKSIYAVFDIGKTNKKLILFDEEQQIIDEQLHVCTDVLDDDGFDCDHLPRLTEWVLRHWQDLRQSPHYSVKGVNFTAYGASFVHLGADGQPVAPLYNYLKPIPEQIQQQFYAALGQSPDEFAADTCSPQLGMLNSGLQLYWLKYAKPELYARIHTSLHLPNYLSYLLTGEKFSDYTSVGCHTALWDYQRRQYHDWVRREGIDEKLAPLTKDSIASVVDGIMVGVGLHDSTSAVMPYLAENDEPFVLISTGTWSVTINPFNSQPLTPELLRRDCLSFMTPRGQATRASRVFLGREHDYQVERIAAYFHVKPDFYRSIVLARPYDETSTLFTPACMAGTGPFPDQPAADWDLSGFRTASDAYQHLMHGLINILLESIHLVWQGEKTIFVDGGFARNPLFMQTLSWNFPKAEIRTLEVPQATALGALVHLEQGEAWKKTQLLFT from the coding sequence ATGAAAAAGCGCATGAAAAAGTCGATTTACGCCGTTTTTGACATCGGCAAGACCAACAAAAAACTCATCCTCTTCGACGAGGAGCAGCAGATTATTGATGAGCAGCTGCACGTCTGCACCGACGTGCTCGACGACGACGGCTTCGACTGCGACCACCTGCCCCGCCTCACCGAGTGGGTGCTTCGCCATTGGCAGGACTTGCGCCAGAGCCCGCACTACTCGGTGAAGGGCGTGAACTTCACCGCCTACGGGGCCAGCTTCGTGCATCTGGGCGCCGACGGCCAGCCCGTGGCCCCGCTCTACAACTACCTCAAGCCCATTCCCGAGCAAATCCAGCAGCAATTCTACGCCGCGCTGGGCCAGTCGCCCGACGAATTTGCCGCCGACACCTGCTCGCCGCAGCTGGGTATGCTCAACTCGGGCCTGCAGCTCTACTGGCTGAAATACGCCAAGCCCGAGCTCTACGCCCGGATTCATACCTCCCTGCATTTGCCCAACTACCTCTCCTACCTGCTCACGGGCGAGAAGTTCAGTGACTACACCTCCGTGGGCTGCCACACGGCGCTGTGGGACTACCAACGCCGCCAGTACCACGACTGGGTCCGGCGCGAAGGCATCGACGAAAAACTGGCGCCCCTGACCAAGGACTCCATTGCCAGCGTCGTGGATGGGATTATGGTGGGCGTGGGCTTGCACGACAGCACCTCGGCGGTGATGCCCTACCTGGCCGAAAATGACGAGCCTTTCGTGTTGATTTCAACCGGCACCTGGTCCGTTACCATCAACCCGTTTAACAGCCAGCCGCTTACGCCCGAGCTGCTGCGCCGCGACTGCCTGAGCTTTATGACGCCCCGGGGCCAGGCCACGCGTGCTTCTAGGGTCTTCCTAGGCCGGGAGCACGACTACCAGGTCGAGCGGATTGCCGCGTACTTCCACGTCAAGCCCGATTTCTACCGCTCTATCGTGCTGGCCCGCCCCTACGACGAAACCTCGACCCTATTTACGCCCGCCTGCATGGCCGGCACCGGTCCCTTCCCCGACCAGCCCGCCGCCGACTGGGACCTGTCTGGCTTCCGCACCGCCAGTGATGCCTACCAGCACCTGATGCACGGGCTGATCAACATTCTGCTCGAATCCATCCACCTGGTCTGGCAGGGCGAGAAAACCATCTTCGTCGACGGCGGCTTTGCCCGCAACCCACTCTTTATGCAAACCCTGAGCTGGAACTTCCCCAAGGCTGAAATCCGGACTCTGGAAGTCCCCCAAGCCACGGCATTAGGCGCTTTGGTTCACCTCGAGCAGGGCGAAGCCTGGAAGAAAACCCAGCTGCTGTTTACCTGA
- a CDS encoding GntR family transcriptional regulator, whose product MYTLQLKPQDKTPKYKQIVQSVIMDIERGILRNGDQLPSISELSVEHYLARDTVEKAYRELRERGFITSVQGKGYYVQTNDTAKLKILLVFNKLSSYKKIIYYAFLEALGDQATVDLQIHHYNVNLFQEIIEKNLGKYNYYVVMPHFTLDTPKATYQSILNTIPSQELVLLDKDLPELQHDCLRVFQDFDKDIFNALENARDLLDKYSRLVLILPSDANHPEELPWGFRSFCLIHNKTFAVVENAMSEVLETGTAYVVIRETDLVELVKKIRQTSYLLGREVGIISFNETPLKELLNMTVITTDFEAMGKTAATKLLEKHRGKVRNPFYTIRRGSL is encoded by the coding sequence ATGTATACCCTCCAACTGAAGCCCCAGGATAAAACCCCGAAGTACAAGCAGATTGTGCAGTCGGTTATCATGGACATTGAGCGCGGCATTCTGCGCAACGGCGACCAGCTGCCCTCCATTTCCGAGCTCAGCGTGGAACACTACCTGGCCCGCGACACGGTGGAAAAAGCCTACCGCGAATTGCGGGAGCGGGGCTTTATCACCTCGGTGCAGGGCAAGGGCTACTACGTGCAAACCAACGACACGGCCAAGCTCAAAATCCTGCTGGTGTTCAACAAGCTGAGCTCCTACAAAAAGATCATCTACTACGCCTTCCTCGAAGCCCTCGGCGACCAGGCCACTGTCGATTTGCAGATTCACCACTACAACGTGAACCTGTTTCAGGAAATCATCGAGAAGAACCTGGGCAAGTACAACTACTACGTGGTGATGCCCCACTTCACCCTCGATACGCCCAAGGCCACGTATCAGAGCATCCTGAACACGATTCCGAGCCAGGAGTTGGTGCTGCTCGACAAGGATTTGCCCGAGCTGCAGCACGACTGCCTGCGCGTGTTCCAGGACTTCGACAAGGACATCTTCAACGCCCTGGAAAACGCCCGGGACCTGCTCGATAAGTACTCCCGCCTGGTCCTCATTCTGCCCTCCGACGCCAACCACCCCGAGGAATTGCCCTGGGGCTTCCGCTCCTTCTGTTTGATTCACAACAAGACCTTCGCCGTGGTGGAAAACGCCATGAGCGAGGTGCTCGAAACCGGCACGGCCTACGTCGTCATCCGGGAAACCGACCTGGTGGAGCTGGTCAAGAAAATCCGGCAGACCAGCTACCTGCTGGGCCGCGAAGTGGGCATCATCTCCTTCAACGAAACCCCGCTGAAGGAGCTGCTCAACATGACCGTCATTACCACCGACTTCGAGGCCATGGGCAAAACCGCCGCCACCAAGCTGCTGGAAAAGCACCGCGGCAAAGTCCGCAACCCGTTCTACACCATCCGGCGCGGCTCGTTGTAG
- a CDS encoding Imm7 family immunity protein: MVEIHGWITLRYSDYHSEEAPQREFVARFKQYLEQTGIWPGFAHLCQLTVYNGQYCFTITAQHNHPGQPFYPLEIFTWIAQESTGSYGLLHFHDDEDPALHNEFQVYVLKRGKLIKAADSFLSPYFEEVEREYDAANPPLD, from the coding sequence ATGGTCGAAATACACGGCTGGATTACCTTACGCTACAGCGACTATCATTCCGAAGAAGCTCCCCAACGGGAATTCGTAGCCAGGTTTAAGCAGTACTTAGAGCAGACCGGCATCTGGCCTGGCTTTGCCCACCTGTGCCAGCTCACGGTTTACAACGGACAGTATTGCTTTACCATCACAGCCCAGCACAATCATCCTGGCCAGCCTTTCTATCCCCTGGAAATCTTTACCTGGATAGCCCAGGAATCGACGGGCAGCTACGGACTGTTGCATTTCCATGACGACGAGGACCCCGCTTTACACAACGAGTTTCAGGTCTATGTCCTGAAGCGTGGGAAACTCATCAAAGCGGCTGACTCATTTCTGTCCCCTTATTTTGAAGAAGTTGAGCGGGAGTATGATGCAGCAAATCCGCCTTTAGATTAA